aaatgataaaaaaaaaagtatatttttttgtcCCTCAACGAAAATATCTTTAATgaatttgttaattttcaaACCTACAAGTATTGGTGAGAGAATATCCTTTATCTTGAATATATTGCAATAGGTAATATATGACTTCAAGTTCAAGAAAGGAAGTtgtgatgatatttttttaaataggaaaacaaaattatgaatGAAACAAATAGAagcaaaagtatttttaatatcttaaacAACAACCCGTTGATGATACAATGGTGTGGAGCAAAAGTTCTATATAAACCTTTAACTCTTTGTTCACTTGCCATAGAAATTCATAATGGATCATTTCTTGATTCATTCTTACCCTTTTTTCTATATTCACTGAGTTTCATCCTCTTTGTTTCACAGTTTCTAAAGGTAGGAAAGAGATCCAAAACCTCAGTTAAAACATTGAAGCTTCCCCCAGGGCCATGGAAGCTTCCTGTCATTGGAAGCTTACACCACTTAGTTGGCTCTCTACCCCATCATCGCTTCAGAGAACTTGCTAAAAAACATGGTCCTCTCATGCACCTACAACTTGGTGAGGTTTCAACCATTGTGGTTTCTTCTCCAGAAGTGGCCAAAGATGTCCTGAAAACCTACGATGCCATCTTTGCTCAAAGACCCCATCAAATTGGCGCAGAGATCATGTGTTATGGTTCCACTGACATTGCCACTGCACCATATGGGGGGTATTGGAAGCAGCTAAGAAGAATATGCTCCCAAGAGCTTCTAAGCAACACACGTGTGAGGTCATTTCGATCAATAAGAGAAGCAGAAGTGCTGAATTTAGTAAGATTTATTGAGACTAACACTGGTTCTTGTGTGAACCTCAGTGAGAAATTAGCATGCATGACAAGTGTCATCATTGCAAGGACGGCTTTTGGTGAAAAATGCAAGGATCAAAAAGAGTTCATTTCCCTTATCAAGAAACTTGTGAAAGTATCCCAACGTTTAGCTATTTTTGATTTGTTCCCTTCTCGCAAATGGCTTCATGTGATCAGTGGGAAGACACCTAGATTGGAGAAGTTGCACAAAAAATATGATGTAATAATTGGAAACATCATTACAGAGGCAGAAAAAAATATTGGTGAAGTAGAGGTTAATAGTCTCCTCTCAGttcttctaaatttgaaaaatcaagGTGCCCTCGAATATCCTTTGACAATCGATAACATCAAGGCTGTAATGTTGGTGAGTGTCTGCATTACTTTTAGTAATTATTTGCTTATGTTACTGCAAATTATAGGATTACGACCAACCTTCATTTCATgtcaatataaaattaaataaacaaaggCACAAAAACTTTTATCTAGTGTATTAATAGTGAATAAAACTATACACACACACGTATAACTctataaatattaattcttaGGAGTTTCCTTTTTATGGGAAAATTTTGTAACATATGCATGCGAGTATAAATGCCAAacctaaataaatttaaattgattttgctGTTGTAGGACATGTTTGCGGCTGGCACTGATACATCATCTGCAGTTATAGAATGGGCCATGTCAGAGATGTTGGAAAACCCAAAAGTAATGAACACAGCTCGAGAAGAAGTTAGAAGAGTTTGTGGTAGCAAAGGATACATGAATGAAGAATCACTTGAAGAACTAAAATATCTGAAAGCAGTAATAAAAGAAACACTGAGATTGCACACTCCCGgccctcttcttcttccaagggaATGTAGAGAAAGTTGTGAGGTGAAAGGGTATACAATACCTGCTGGGACCAAAGTGATGGTAAATGCATGGGCAATTGGAAGAGACCCTGATTATTGGAATGATCCAGACAAGTTTTATCCTGAGAGATTCATGAACAGTCAAATCGATTATAAAGGGTCCCATCATGAATTCATACCCTTTGGTGCTGGAAGGAGAATGTGTCCTGGCATGTCTTTTGGGACAAATATCATTGAACTTTGTCTTGCACAACTactttactattttaattgGGAACTTCCAAATGGAAACAAGGAAAACTTGGAAATGACTGAAGCTTTGGGAGCCTTCTCAAGAAGAAAAACGGATTTAGTCTTAGTTCCCATTTCTTACAATCCTCTTCCTATTTCGTCAAACCTTAAATTCTAATCATAAGTGTCTCTATATTGTCCTTGTTCCCTTTCTTTTATGTTACTTGTGTGTTAAGATAGTGTGAGTGAATGCAAAAAAGATGTGAAGTTTatcttcttaaaaaaaacactcattttatttaaggCTTGTTTTTCCTATTTGCTTTTTTATCTTTAAGAtgctttcttatttttaagacTAGTGCAATTCTTCATTTAACTTTATCAAGTTTCATATGAAATACTAATATAAACCTTGAAACTAAATCAACGGCCAACGTGAAATACTAATTAATAGCAACAACACTAaagtaattatgtttaaaacaCACTACTAAAAAACTGTTATTTAACGGAAggtttattttctattttgcgGAGGGTTTTACCCTCCCTAAATTAATTTTCGGAGCTTTTCAAACCTCCACGAGTCATAGCTTTTAATTTGCGGAAGTTTTTAATAATCCTGATATCTGACTTCTGTTATCATATTTATGTTGTGAAGGTTTTTCTACGAGGGTtttaacactacaaaaataagaTATTGTAGTGGAGGTTTCTTTCCAGGGTTTTGTAAACCTCGGGTCATTTCTAGCGGATTACATAAAACCGCAGTTaagattaattgtttttttcacATTTGCAAAAAGTTTCCAGCTGTTTTTTTTCATTCGCGCCTTCAATTCTTATTTTCATCTTCTcctccttttcattttctcctgtGTCTCTACTTCACTTCACGCCTCCGTAACTTCTCTTCGCATCTCAATGAATTCTCTTTGCATCCCAATTCGGTGGAGAAGGAAGCTTCAGACTTCACCCTTAATCGCAAAGTATTGTGCACTACTAGCTTCGAGGCGTTCCGGTTCTTGTAACATTTTTCCAAAACCTAACTTCGAGTAGTTATAACCATCATCCAGAAACCCTAACTCCAGAATCTCCTTCCTGACGTCCTAGTTGTCGTAGTAGTCACCGGTAACTCCATCATAGTCCATAGTCACTGGTAGCATTATCGAAGCCGGTGTCTTCGGCGTCGGGAAGGAAATTCACCGGTTATTAACTCCATCATCGTAGTATTGTATTTATgtagatattatttatttgaaatatatatagtaCAATATAATGTTAAATCAGTATATGATGTCAAGAAATTAAATTGACTTAGTGTTGTCTGAAGTCTTGATTGGTGAAGTTCCCACTATAAATAAATGACCctgttaaaattttgaattgattaagaatataaataaatttgttccaTGAACAGTTTGACTTGTCTTTCGGAACTTCAACCCAAAGTTGATTTTCATTACCCGATTAGCTAATTTCAACATTTTAGTGAAGCTTAATTTCAAGCACAATGTTGAATTGTTCAATCTAAGTTCTATTTGTTTGTACTTGTCTATAGTTGTCTCATAATGTTTGTGCATTTACTGACCGGAAGAGTGTTGGTTCTGTTATTGATATTATTCTCTAAGTTGATACTCCAGGAGAAATCTATGCAGAGGTGATCCAATTGAAGGACGTTACAAATAATACATGCAGAGGGGTAATATAATtggtcaaaatatttttaattgacgAATTTGGTTTCTTTGATATCAGTATAATCAAACGTACGTTGATGTCAATTGACCAATTTTTTATggataatttttacattttattcattTGTTCATATTCTTTGctatatttattgttaatagttttttttatcatttatactgaataatttgttttgttacTTTTCTTTCGGCTATGAAATGTTTAATTGGTATTGCAAATGCTCTAACTAGGTTTTTTTCTCTACTTTGCTTTTATTTcgaattttctttctttaataacTATGATCGTTCACAACATCAATAATAGAGCCAATTATTCTCCGAAATACACTAATTAATCCA
This window of the Vigna angularis cultivar LongXiaoDou No.4 chromosome 7, ASM1680809v1, whole genome shotgun sequence genome carries:
- the LOC108336641 gene encoding cytochrome P450 71AV8, with the translated sequence MHLQLGEVSTIVVSSPEVAKDVLKTYDAIFAQRPHQIGAEIMCYGSTDIATAPYGGYWKQLRRICSQELLSNTRVRSFRSIREAEVLNLVRFIETNTGSCVNLSEKLACMTSVIIARTAFGEKCKDQKEFISLIKKLVKVSQRLAIFDLFPSRKWLHVISGKTPRLEKLHKKYDVIIGNIITEAEKNIGEVEVNSLLSVLLNLKNQGALEYPLTIDNIKAVMLDMFAAGTDTSSAVIEWAMSEMLENPKVMNTAREEVRRVCGSKGYMNEESLEELKYLKAVIKETLRLHTPGPLLLPRECRESCEVKGYTIPAGTKVMVNAWAIGRDPDYWNDPDKFYPERFMNSQIDYKGSHHEFIPFGAGRRMCPGMSFGTNIIELCLAQLLYYFNWELPNGNKENLEMTEALGAFSRRKTDLVLVPISYNPLPISSNLKF